A window from Solanum stenotomum isolate F172 chromosome 5, ASM1918654v1, whole genome shotgun sequence encodes these proteins:
- the LOC125864566 gene encoding anthocyanidin reductase ((2S)-flavan-3-ol-forming)-like isoform X1, translating to MEEKSTCKVCVTGGAGYIGSSLVKKLLDKGYIVHATLRNLEDESKVGLLKSLSGEDERLKLFEADIYRAEEFEEAIQGCEFVFHVATPLLHSQGSQYKDRTEATVDGVKKIGRICLKSGTVKRLIYTASIVAASPLKEDGITFKELMDETCWTPLNFSNPYTHQWLWDYTESKVLAEKEILKFEKEGLEVVTLCCGLVGGHTYLPYIPTTSGIFLSVFTQEENLYNKLKFLEEVNGKVPIVHIEDVCEAHLFFMNNVGSLNGRFLCASSFVSTAEIGNYYQHNYPEFKVNQEYLNDPKREIKWGSKKLVEKGFVFKYGMKEILDDCVIWARKNDIL from the exons ATGGAGGAGAAAAGCACTTGCAAGGTTTGTGTTACAGGAGGTGCAGGGTACATAGGTTCTTCTCTTGTAAAAAAGCTTTTGGATAAAGGTTACATTGTTCATGCTACCCTAAGAAACTTAG AGGATGAGTCAAAAGTGGGACTGTTGAAGAGCTTAAGTGGTGAAGATGAAAGATTAAAGTTATTTGAAGCTGACATTTATAGAGCTGAGGAATTTGAGGAAGCTATTCAAGGCTGTGAATTTGTTTTCCATGTTGCTACCCCTTTATTGCATTCTCAAGGATCTCAG TACAAAGATAGAACAGAAGCAACAGTTGATGGAGTGAAGAAAATTGGAAGGATTTGCCTTAAAAGTGGGACAGTTAAGAGACTTATTTATACTGCCTCTATTGTAGCTGCCTCCCCATTGAAGGAAGATGGAATTACTTTCAAAGAATTAATGGATGAAACATGTTGGACACCTCTTAATTTCTCAAATCCTTACACTCATCAGTGGCTTTGG gaCTATACAGAGTCAAAGGTGCTAGCAGAGAAAGAGATATTGAAGTTTGAGAAGGAAGGTTTAGAAGTGGTTACATTATGTTGTGGCCTTGTAGGTGGACACACTTACTTACCTTATATCCCAACAACTTCTGGTATATTCTTGTCAGTGTTCACTCAAGAGGAAAATTTGTACAATAAACTCAAGTTTTTAGAGGAAGTTAATGGAAAAGTTCCAATAGTGCATATTGAAGATGTGTGTGAAGCTCATTTGTTCTTCATGAATAATGTTGGTTCTCTGAATGGGCGTTTCTTGTGTGCTAGCTCATTTGTTTCTACTGCAGAGATTGGCAATTACTATCAACACAATTATCCAGAGTTTAAGGTCAACCAAGA GTACTTGAATGACCCCAAGAGAGAAATCAAGTGGGGATCGAAAAAGTTGGTTGAGAAAGGTTTTGTGTTCAAATATGGGATGAAGGAGATATTGGATGATTGTGTTATTTGGGCAAGGAAGAATGACATTTTATAG
- the LOC125865515 gene encoding oleosin-B6-like, with the protein MEMWPVSTNPTVAPPEIKSMPGRPGKLRKKEAGESKKSGKLPRTGLAMTCSNCNVRGHNKRGCPQRVESSTREEPSNIDKGNGKTSGLGRPKKAQTEGEHSTKRSRGRPPAAPSASPGPAKRSRGRPPAAPSASPGPAKRSRGRPLAVPSASAALTKGARGRPPNASATPAKSARGRPPAAASAPPTCPSPANYHEEEGVGEAQPHTKGKQSLEWPGMSSCKIFSTGTTKVTKSADVTGDIGYKPSTAPKLKWNGKAAISTRKLQEMREEQRKKSKGSSS; encoded by the exons ATGGAGATGTGGCCTGTATCTACTAACCCCACAGTTGCACCACCAGAAATAAAAAGCATGCCTGGCAGGCCAGGTAAACTTAGAAAGAAGGAAGCTGGTGAGAGTAAAAAATCTGGAAAGCTACCTAGAACTGGACTTGCCATGACATGTAGTAACTGTAATGTTAGAGGCCACAACAAGAGAGGATGTCCACAAAGGGTTGAGTCATCAACAAGGGAAGAACCATCAAATATAGACAAGGGAAATGGCAAAACTTCAGGTTTAGGCAGACCAAAG AAAGCACAAACAGAAGGTGAGCATTCTACAAAGAGGTCAAGAGGAAGACCACCTGCAGCACCTAGTGCATCTCCAGGACCTGCAAAGAGGTCAAGAGGAAGACCACCTGCAGCACCTAGTGCATCTCCAGGACCTGCAAAGAGGTCAAGAGGAAGACCACTGGCAGTACCTAGTGCATCTGCAGCACTTACAAAAGGTGCAAGAGGAAGACCACCTAATGCATCTGCAACACCTGCAAAGAGTGCAAGAGGAAGACCACCTGCAGCAGCTAGTGCACCTCCTACATGTCCATCACCTGCTAATTACCAT GAAGAGGAAGGGGTAGGGGAAGCACAACCTCATACAAAAGGCAAACAGTCATTGGAATGG CCTGGGATGTCAAGTTGTAAGATCTTCTCTACTGGTACAACAAAGGTGACAAAATCTGCTGATGTTACTGGTGATATTGGTTACAAACCAAGTACTGCACCCAAGTTGAAATGGAATGGAAAAGCAGCAATCTCAACAAGAAAACTTCAAGAAATGAGAGaggaacaaagaaaaaaatcaaaaggaaGTAGTTCATGA
- the LOC125864565 gene encoding anthocyanidin reductase ((2S)-flavan-3-ol-forming)-like, with protein sequence MEEKSTCKVCVTGGAGYIGSSLVKKLLDKGYIVHATLRNLEDESKVGLLKSLSGADKRLKLFEADIYKAEEFEEAIQGCEFVFHVATPLLHSEGSQYKDRTEATIDGVKKIGMICLKSGRVKRLIYTASVVAASPLKEDGITFKQLMDETCWTPLNFSNPYTKQWLWDYVESKMLAEKEMLKFEKEGLEVVTLCCGLVGGNTYLPYIPTSGAMFLSMLTQEEILYNSLKFLEELTGKVPIVHIEDVCEAHLFFMNNVVDVGSLNGRFLCASSFVSTAEIGTYYQHNYPEFKVNQEYLYDPKREIKCGSKKLVEKGFVYKYGMKEILDDCVICARKNGIL encoded by the exons ATGGAGGAGAAAAGCACTTGCAAGGTTTGTGTTACAGGAGGTGCAGGGTACATAGGTTCTTCTCTTGTAAAAAAGCTTTTGGATAAAGGTTACATTGTTCATGCTACCCTAAGAAACTTAG AGGATGAGTCAAAGGTGGGGCTATTGAAGAGTTTAAGTGGTGCAGATAAAAGATTAAAGTTATTTGAAGCTGACATTTATAAAGCAGAGGAATTTGAGGAGGCTATTCAAGGCTGTGAATTTGTTTTTCATGTTGCCACACCTTTGTTGCATTCTGAAGGTTCTCAG TACAAAGATAGAACAGAGGCAACAATTGATGGAGTGAAGAAAATTGGAATGATTTGTCTTAAAAGTGGGAGAGTTAAGAGACTTATCTATACTGCTTCTGTTGTAGCTGCCTCCCCATTGAAGGAAGATGGAATTACTTTCAAACAATTAATGGATGAAACATGTTGGACACCTCTTAATTTCTCAAATCCTTACACCAAACAGTGGCTTTGG gATTATGTAGAGTCAAAGATGCTAGCTGAGAAAGAGATGTTGAAGTTTGAGAAGGAAGGTTTAGAAGTGGTTACATTATGTTGTGGCCTTGTAGGTGGAAACACTTACTTACCTTATATCCCAACAAGTGGTGCTATGTTCTTGTCAATGTTAACTCAAGAGGAGATTCTCTACAATTCACTCAAGTTTTTAGAGGAACTTACTGGAAAAGTTCCAATTGTGCATATTGAAGATGTGTGTGAAGCTCATTTGTTCTTCATGAataatgttgttgatgttggTTCTCTCAATGGGCGTTTCTTGTGTGCTAGCTCATTTGTTTCTACTGCAGAGATTGGCACTTACTATCAACACAATTATCCAGAGTTTAAGGTCAACCAAGA GTACTTGTATGATCCCAAGAGAGAAATCAAGTGTGGATCGAAAAAGTTGGTTGAGAAAGGTTTTGTGTACAAATATGGGATGAAGGAGATATTGGATGATTGTGTTATTTGTGCAAGGAAGAATGGCATTTTATAG
- the LOC125866029 gene encoding uncharacterized protein LOC125866029, with translation MSNAKLNKLCMEESDPMLKTIVRCKHGSLLHMQTSWSKSNPGRRFWSCPYYGENNCHFFRWRDREEIDPRSQFILPKLVNKIKELEDEVWRRQIQINEQQVLIDNLTVEKRFKRRKLKWCTFDWKVILCILICVVALFINNLFQSRVHSSIELIELP, from the exons ATGTCAAATGCAAAATTGAATAAGCTATGCATGGAAGAATCAGACCCAATGCTCAAAACCATAGTACGATGCAAACATGGAAGTTTGTTGCATATGCAGACTTCTTGGTCGAAGTCGAATCCCGGAAGACGATTTTGGTCTTGCCCCTACTATGGT gaGAACAATTGTCATTTTTTCCGATGGAGAGACAGAGAAGAAATCGATCCAAGATCCCAATTTATCCTCCCAAAATTGGTGAACAAAATCAAAGAGTTGGAAGATGAAGTTTGGAGGAGACAGATTCAAATCAATGAGCAACAAGTTCTGATTGATAATTTGACAGTAGAGAAGAGGTTCAAACGAAGAAAGTTGAAATGGTGTACGTTTGATTGGAAGGTCATTTTGTGTATTTTGATTTGTGTTGTTGCCTTGTTCATCAACAACCTATTTCAAAGTAGGGTTCATTCAAGTATTGAACTAATTGAATTGCCATAA
- the LOC125864566 gene encoding anthocyanidin reductase ((2S)-flavan-3-ol-forming)-like isoform X2 — protein sequence MEEKSTCKVCVTGDAGYIGSSLVKKLLDKGYIVHATLRNIEDESKVGLLKSLSGEDERLKLFEADIYRAEEFEEAIQGCEFVFHVATPLLHSQGSQYKDRTEATVDGVKKIGRICLKSGTVKRLIYTASIVAASPLKEDGITFKELMDETCWTPLNFSNPYTHQWLWDYTESKVLAEKEILKFEKEGLEVVTLCCGLVGGHTYLPYIPTTSGIFLSVFTQEENLYNKLKFLEEVNGKVPIVHIEDVCEAHLFFMNNVGSLNGRFLCASSFVSTAEIGNYYQHNYPEFKVNQEYLNDPKREIKWGSKKLVEKGFVFKYGMKEILDDCVIWARKNDIL from the exons ATGGAGGAGAAAAGCACTTGCAAGGTTTGTGTTACAGGAG ATGCAGGGTACATCGGTTCTTCTCTTGTTAAAAAACTTTTGGATAAAGGTTACATTGTTCATGCTACACTAAGAAACATAG AGGATGAGTCAAAAGTGGGACTGTTGAAGAGCTTAAGTGGTGAAGATGAAAGATTAAAGTTATTTGAAGCTGACATTTATAGAGCTGAGGAATTTGAGGAAGCTATTCAAGGCTGTGAATTTGTTTTCCATGTTGCTACCCCTTTATTGCATTCTCAAGGATCTCAG TACAAAGATAGAACAGAAGCAACAGTTGATGGAGTGAAGAAAATTGGAAGGATTTGCCTTAAAAGTGGGACAGTTAAGAGACTTATTTATACTGCCTCTATTGTAGCTGCCTCCCCATTGAAGGAAGATGGAATTACTTTCAAAGAATTAATGGATGAAACATGTTGGACACCTCTTAATTTCTCAAATCCTTACACTCATCAGTGGCTTTGG gaCTATACAGAGTCAAAGGTGCTAGCAGAGAAAGAGATATTGAAGTTTGAGAAGGAAGGTTTAGAAGTGGTTACATTATGTTGTGGCCTTGTAGGTGGACACACTTACTTACCTTATATCCCAACAACTTCTGGTATATTCTTGTCAGTGTTCACTCAAGAGGAAAATTTGTACAATAAACTCAAGTTTTTAGAGGAAGTTAATGGAAAAGTTCCAATAGTGCATATTGAAGATGTGTGTGAAGCTCATTTGTTCTTCATGAATAATGTTGGTTCTCTGAATGGGCGTTTCTTGTGTGCTAGCTCATTTGTTTCTACTGCAGAGATTGGCAATTACTATCAACACAATTATCCAGAGTTTAAGGTCAACCAAGA GTACTTGAATGACCCCAAGAGAGAAATCAAGTGGGGATCGAAAAAGTTGGTTGAGAAAGGTTTTGTGTTCAAATATGGGATGAAGGAGATATTGGATGATTGTGTTATTTGGGCAAGGAAGAATGACATTTTATAG